The proteins below come from a single Chitinophaga pinensis DSM 2588 genomic window:
- a CDS encoding acylphosphatase — translation MEKIHKEILVKGRVQGVYFRASAKHTADDLGITGEVKNLPDGNVFITAEGDEHTMESFIAWCRQGPPFAKVTELVITVAPLQNYKAFEVVR, via the coding sequence AAGGAAATCCTGGTGAAAGGCAGGGTACAGGGCGTATATTTCAGAGCCAGTGCCAAGCATACTGCCGATGATCTCGGTATCACAGGCGAGGTAAAGAATTTACCTGACGGTAATGTGTTTATTACTGCGGAAGGAGATGAACACACTATGGAGTCATTTATAGCCTGGTGCCGGCAGGGGCCGCCTTTTGCAAAGGTCACTGAACTGGTGATTACGGTGGCGCCTTTGCAAAATTATAAGGCGTTTGAGGTGGTGAGGTAA